Part of the Porites lutea chromosome 14, jaPorLute2.1, whole genome shotgun sequence genome, ctgtAGACTGAGATTATTGCAAATTTAGCCGggcttttaaaacatttaactGTAGTATAATGTTCCAGGCTGTCAGATGGTGAAGACGCGAAAGTGAAAGGAACGCGAAAAGatggcggggcgggaaaaaggaaagaggaattttcctcccttttttctttctctctccctttttttcaCAATTCAGCGGACcagactatctcggagcctgggggcgctttccattcaacccaaaattccgttaatttcggttggtacatcaaatggaacggaccatttcggtttggtccgggcggaatattcgggaccagctttgaaggtggcCCCGACTGtgaccggtctggtcattttggtcggtcggaccgaaatgtccgtttccatttgccaaaatagttgtccccagtaccgctcttttctatcctgcttacaagaccAAGTAGTTTCCAATGGAAAGTGAAGTGCTGTGAGTAAAGCATGACATctcaaatagtttgaatcagttgcaatttttttcgatttttgataTTTGCCATTAACAGTGTCAAATAACTGACGCAACACGACACGTAGGTGAAAAAAAGTGCGTGAAATCAAGCTACAATTGTATAAAAGTCCGTGAGAATCAGCGTTGTCTGAAACCTGTCGACGATATTTAACTAAAGCAATTTAtcaattaagctgaaatgaatACAACAAAGCCTGGCTGAATACAAATTGGCTAAAACACCGAAATTATTTACCGTACAGTTCCAGGAATTGCTTCGAATCGTtcgaatattctgagaaacgtatcgCTTCAATTCACGAGAATTTTTCACCTTCACTTGCATTCAAAGGCTTTGTACACGAAATAGGATTCCTCCGCCTTTAGTTTTCCACCGCCCCTTTTCGACAGTCGAGTGTTCTTTAGGATATAAACAGtatttacttttctcttttagaGCGTAATTATGAGTGTGCTGAGAAGCCACAATAACAaaacgcgcggtggcttgggtcgggtctgtgcaaccggaatgtaccgttccattgaGCACGTGaagtttccgaaatttcaaaccggaatttttgttgaatggaaagcgccctgggACACACCATTATCGCTTGTTACGTTTACTACATGTATCCCGCATCAAATGTccttgacaatttctttttctctgattggtcgaaacgATGTCAAACATTACCGAATTCTTTTCCGCCTACACAACTGCGTCCAAGATGGATTCTATTCACGAGAGTTTTGAGTACCTAGACAACAGCGAAGATCTTTCCTTTAACAGGAGCCATAGTAGTATGGTAAATGGCTATTCGGACCACAAGCCTGATTTTGATGACGCGAATGAAATAAGACAAAACTTGAGATCCGCAATGAAAGGAGCTCGACAGCGTATTGCAAATCTTCGATTGGACCTGGAAGAAAAGTGTGTGAGCTGTAATTATTATGCTTGTAATTGCTTTACGTTTTTAGTGCCATATGTAATATAATTCTTGAGCGTTTGTAGTATTAAGCTGAGTATCTCGAGTATATAAATTCCTAAGCTCTTGTGTTCAAGGGATTGTTTGTTTCGATATGATACGTGAACCAGAGAGAATCTTAGCAAATATTGTTCGATAGCAACCGAGCGCTAAAACGACGCCGATTATAAGCTTGCGCTTACTGATGTCAATTTATTGAATACGTATCAAATACGTAAATCTGTACAAATGAATTTAAATGGCTACTTCCAGTGTTGTCAAAGAAGAGATCAAAGCCTAAAAACTGGCTGTGTTTGGTGTCGAATGTGTCAGGTACTACGTACAAGTCTTCAAATGCCCAAAGCCAAGCAATCACAGAGTACACACCGTGATATGAAAAGTATTTAAGCATCACTTTTCAGTGAAGTTTTACTTAACTTTTTACTGTACTGTGTACAGGAACTTGAATTGAATTCCATTCTTAAATACTTTTTGGTGTTCGTGCTGTTTCTAAAGGTTTACAAACCACCtgctttttatgttttattttgaacaataaaacaaacacaaagaaatgatatttttgctggtggtctatttattttttgtatattGATAATTGGCTTTCAGCTGTAAAGAACAAtatgttatttttctttgagtatcactataattttgttaaaatgactAAACTGAAAATTGATATTTctcaatatattaaaaaaattactcaTGCATAAACCCTAAAAATATATTATGCCGGTTGAAAGCATGAGTGGGCTTTTCTAAAACTTGTCACTTTAATCTGAGTGTCTTTTTTAGCAAGATGGAAATTGCATTATTTAAATATAAGTACATTTGCTCATGTGGTTTTGTTTGTTAACCTGGCAACATTCAGTTATATCCTTTTATAGTAATTATTTTGCTTCTGAAtgtaaattattgtattgttacaatttttatttgatttccCAATCTAGACATGAACTTTATAAAGCTAATGTTTTATATTTGTGAATTTAATTAACCACTCTTGAATCTGCACAGTTGGTCAGCTCATATTTGGAGTGCAAAATGTAAGAAAAGAATGCCCACCCCCACCCACCTTTCCTTCTCTACTACTACTTCTCATTTATACTTCAATGTTAGATATCTCTGCCAGCAGGGAAAGAGAACCACAAATGTTACAAGTAAGCTTGGCATAGTGAGAGAAAAATAGGAGGAAGGAAATACATTCCTTATCTTGCTCCtttctgtaatttgtttttcaccATAAGAGATCTCTGTTAGCAGGGAAAAGGAGCAACAAATGCCACTTAgctactgttttttttaaataattctttCATGTTGTGAATTCTCTCCAGAGATAAACTTCTGAGTGCAGAGAAATCTTTGAGGCAAAATCTTGAGGCAGAGTTAGCAGAAAAAACTGAGCAGTTGTACAAGGAAAGAGTGTCAAGTATGCATGGAGATAATGGAAGATATTCACCAAACCCAATGTTAAGCAGTTTTGGAAGTGATACCTCATTTATAGAAGAACTCTCAGCAGCACAACGTTTAAACCTTCAGGTAAAATTCCTTGAATATTGTTGCTTTTCATATGAGAGCTTTCCTTACAGTTTTTATataattttccctttttcttaCATAATTTCACCATTTGTGTTAAAAACTGTCACTGTGTGGAACATGTCCAAGGTGGCTTAATGCTAAGTCATAACTGACACCCAGTGTCTGGTTAAGTGGCAGCAACCGGCTGCAAAACTTGCTACTATAAGGTTTGAGTCGTCCATTTTATGCAGAAAAAGGGTAAAGCAAGGCAGTGAAAGCCTCAAATTTCCTACAGTGCTTGATTGCCAAGCCACCTATTTTTACATCCTAGTTGTGTACTTTAATGTAACAAGAATCCTGGACACCAGAATTATTTTTGGCACTAGTAACATTCCAGAAGTAATTTATTTGTTGGTTTTTAATTTAAACGTAGTGCTATTGAAAATAAACAGCACAGTAAACTCTCACCTTGTGGACACCCTGCTATAACAGACACCCTGATAATAAGGATGGCAGTTACATTCCAGCCAAAAATAAATACAGGCATTTGaatgaaataaactcccgccaTTACAGACTCTTGTTAATGAGGACATTAACTCGAGGTCTTAACAGTAGTGTTCACAGTAAAGGGAATTGACTgtaattgtttgttttaattgactGTGTGAAAGCTGTACAAAGCGTTACCCTTTCAATGTTATTATTTGCAGCTTACAGATAAGCTTACCAAAGCCGAAGCAGAAATTCAAGCATCTAAGATGAGTCGAGATGACTTGTTAGCTCAAACAGAGTCTCAAATAGCTGCCCGAGGAGCAGGTagaaattgattttaaattcTTGTCAAATCAGTAAAGTTCAGCTCATATGTAATCTAATTTTTGTATATATTATTAATGTTTAGAACTCTTGCACCACTTTGGCACCATGTCAGGTCAGCTACATACACATGTAGTGATATCCTTCAGGCAGGCTagagtttttttcagttttcatgaATAACGTGTCATGGCTAGTACAGTTTGAAAGGAATCATGTTGAAGGACATGTTAAGTGGTCTTGCCAAAGCAACTACAGACTCCTGTttattcgaaccttcaagggaaacagaaaaaaaatcgagttatcgggagtttgagttattgagagtaaaattatatagaaaattatctcaagggaaatgaaaattgcttcaagTTAGTGGGAGTTCtagttacagagggttagagTTActgggagtcgactgtatagcGTTAAATGGATGCTATCTGGTACCTCGTACCAGTTATCAAAAAGTTGGCTCAAGTAAAATAGTATTGCTAACAGCCTCTGACAAAACTACTGTGATAATCTAAGTAATTTACTTTTAATTTACACTGATGGCAGACTGATTTTtatgttttgatcaattttttCAGCTCTTGTTGAAAAAATCTACCAAGCTCAAAAAGAACGTGATGCAGCAATGAATGCAAGACTGAAGATGGCTTACAGTGAGCGTGAGGAATTACTGGATAAACTAAGAAGAACTGAAAGAGAACATACAGGGTATGAAAATATGGTTTCATTCTTCCTTCTTGTTTTGCCATGTATGCTGAACTTGGATAAGCTCCTGCCAGCTGTATTGGCCCTATTCAACACCGTTACTAAGGGTGTTTTCCTAAAGTTAGAACTGGCCAGCCGGAGAGGTcatatttgaaaataaaatgttaactttttcttaaaatcttcaCTTAAACCTACCACAGCCAGCCATTGAACTGGCTGGATAGTTGTGACTAACAGTGGAATTCTCTTTCAACTGAACTGGTCTGGTTGGCCAGTTCTAACTAGTGGAGAGAGCCTGAGCCCTAAGATTTCAGGAGTAAGGTATAGGCAATTAGTAGGTGGGGGATTGAACTGCTAGAAAGTTCTTTTGGTCATATTATCATGTTCGATTTTGATGAGAGTTGCAGAGGGTCACACTTGTAGTAGCCAGGGAAAATACCCAGCCCACAGGCCTAAGTCAGAACCCTGCTCATTGATCCAAATCAcaccatttcctttttttctatggTAACTAGTATTTTTAAGTTATTAAGAAGGTCAGCCTAtgcctcacgttcactcaaaaACTAGTACTAAGTCCACTtttgtaaaatggtctattcgATCCACAGCAATGGCTATTACAATACTGACACCTAGATCTGTGGCTGTgttaatattgttttgtttcattcttGTTTGACAGTTTTGACTCTGGTGTTGATAGCGTCTATGATGAAGAAGAATCCGAACCAGTAAGcgttcttaaccctttaagccctaagagtgatcagtgtcaaatttctccttgtaaaatcaatgctttgtaaaacagattggtcatgagaattaaggacatgatcacacaatacgaatttgcttgatattttatcaacttctccccactacctctgtaggaaatgaataggggcaacaaatgagaattcaaattttgatgttagggtttaaagggttaatcttCCCTTACTTTGTACTAACAAAGAAAGCTTCAAGCTATAGTTGTACATTATTCTGAatattaaaacattaaaataaaattgtatttatattttttcaacagaCCATGAGATCTTTACTTGGTAGAATAGCCTCTTCTGAAACTCCTGAATCAATTGACAAACATGGTAATTTAATGGCTTACAAGATAAGGACAGTacagaaaaacagaaagaaaatggTGACGGAAGAACTTAAAGCTGTTATCGCTGAAAGAGATGCGGCTGTGGAAAAGGTCAATTCTCAGATTGCTTGAttttaaccttttaagtcccaatagtgaccaacaacaagtttctcctaacaatatccatacattgtcaagagataaagttatgagaattaataaaatgatcgtaatagagaaaattccatgaccttttatcaaattctcttaactaattcttaaaggagatgtatggagatcagtttggagaatttgtacgaggatatcggggcttaaagggttaacagtcTGTTGAAGGTTCTAATTAATAGAGCCAAAGTATGAGTTTGTTGTACTTCGCAAGAAGTTCTAGTTCTTTTGCTTAACTCTCATTGTGTTGCTGTGAGATTTAACTGCGCTGAGTTCTGCTTGGGCGGGCTAAACAAATACTTTGTATGCTTACACTGTAAGATCATGTTCACTGAAGTAATTCcgtatcttttttcattttgcagtcAAAGGCACTGGAAGCAGAGGTCATCAATCTCCGGAAAGAaattgaaataatgaaaaaccaGCACAAGTTAATTGATAGACAAAGGCTTAAGGCCATTCAGGTAAAGTATACACTGCCAGACCACATCGTATCTTCAGGAATAtcaattttcaggaaaaaacaTTCTGTGCAGGCTCACGAAGGGAGCTTTTGGGTTTGACAAGCATGGATGTAAAAGAATTTAAATTAACAGACTACCGTTGATGATTGAGGTATACACACTTAATGGATAAGAGTTGAGATTCTTTATCTGAAACGTTTTGTTTATTGGTGAAAATAAAGTGGAGGGCTTTGTCACGTGTTCCTTCCCCATGTTCGGGAGGATTGCATGACAAGCCAAAAGGATATTTGAGTGGGAGGCTATAAAACAGTTGGCATAATTCAGCATTTCCAggtagaccataatgcaccatttatcccccaaaattttacataatcataattgtcttcaatttctcttacaACAACTATAACACCCACGAGAATCTGGAAACATTCGTTATGAAAAATTTAGGGGGTcaaacaaggtgcattgtggtctatgtgaaaatgtgAATTGGAAGTATGACGTAGCAAGCGAAGTAAGGTTTTGCAGTTCATTGCCTGCTGGTGGTATAGAACTGGGTTGCAGTGACGTTACAGGCAGTATTTGTCATTTTCAGACTTCAGTCAGTTTGCAGGGTGTTTCACAGGACTTAAGatttgtaaatccattttttacTCTTTGTAACAGAATCAGTCGGCCCAGGCAATCCAAGAGAGAGATTTAGCCTTTAAGAAGAGCAAAAGACTTGAAGAAGAAATTGAAACTATCAGAGTTTATTACAGGTTAGGAACTCCTCACAAATTTGTTGTGACTTGTAAAACCTTTTGTCAGTGCTGACTGAAATAAAAACGTTAAAGGCGAACGGCTGCTTGCAAGTTACCTCACTCTACCAAATTTTTTCAAGTGAAACGAGAACGAGGTCTCTTCGATGACTAAAATTTCTTtgttactttactttttactactttagtttctttttttttttaatcatgaaTTATTTTACAGTTTACACGGATCCCTAACGCAAGAACAATCTCTTCGCGACCAATTCAACCAAACCATGGATAACTTTGAAAGTCGATTAAGAGCCCGTGATGCAGACATCCAGCAAGCACAGCGGAGTTATGATGAAGTGGTTGCGAAACTTAAGTCAGTGTCACAGGAAAGAAACACGCTCGCTAAACAACTGGAGGAGTCTTCTAAAAACAGACAACGGGAGAAAGACAGAGCTGACAAGTAAGTTCAAGACATCTTAGTAACACGGCAATGAAGTTGAGCGACAATCTTAAACAAGATCGATGGAACATTTCgaaccctccccctcccctccccctcccctccccccctcccctccaggTCAAGGATAAGAACATTAAGCGTTTTGGTCTTTGAGCGGCTTTATCCTTGATTTAGGGGAGATGGGGAGTGTGCTGTAGCATTTTTGCTGCCCAAAATTGTAGTGCGCAGTCGctctttgtgtcgtcacgcaacgcaagGAGCATCGTTTATTGATGAAAAAAAGTTTTGGCTCCTTGTGAGACTACCGTTAAGTTTACGATCTGATCGCCCTCATTCTCTCCTACCTCCCCTTTTTCTTACTCTCAAATATTAAGAACAGCGCAAGAAAGAGAACCGGTAAGTTTAAATGGCGAGGGAACTGtccttctctcctttttttcaACCCCCTCTTTTTCCGTTGCTCCTGAGCACTCGGTAATTTTGCCCACAAGTTGCTTGTACTTCCTAATTTACAGGCTGAAATATTGTTTACGAGGTTAGTCAGTCATTGGAACCCACcatatacattttttaattttcatctatCCTCCAACGTTAAGGGGGCCCATTTTGTCCAACCTCGGTTATATTTCTTCccaatgaaaactaaatttaCTCGCGCGTTGCTgtatttgcttttctttttgctttatttttgtaGGTTAGAAAGATTGGTCGGAGTTCTGCGCAAACGCATTTCAGACTCGGGAGGAACAAGCGTAGCAACTATCAACTAGAGGGAGGAGTGGGGATAGGGCGAAGGAGTAATATTAAAGGGGTGGGGTGAGGAACGGTGGGCCATTAATAGGTGTATCTTAGTATCCCAGGAGCTTAGGGAAAAGGTTGCGATCAATGGACGCCTGATTATTAGATGGTAGGGGTGTACAATTAGGTTCCCTTGCAAAGAGATTAGATTATTTATGTCTTTGGGAAAGTGCCACCAAAGGGGAAGGGGTGAATCGTTTGTGTCACCAGGAGGGAGGGGTGAGTCATTAGTCTCTCTTCTTGGGACAGAGTATGTGTATATATTATACATGTAAGATTATAGCACGAAAAATGAGCTTGTATTTTACTTATTTGTACTGAGAGAATGAATATTAGACAAAAAAGAATCCTTTTGGATCAGTTATCTGAAAAATGACCAAGAAAAGATGTCACTCTGTCCAGAAATAATTCGTTTGCGGTTTAATCaaagctgtttgtgttttgttcaATTACTGCTCATTAACCCGTTTTGGTGtcttatttgtttcattttttgccGGAGTAAAGGAGATATCAACAAAAGTGCAAAATTTTCTCCATCTTCAAATAACAAGCAAGTGGCAACTGTAACTTGTCAGTGACCAATGACATTTGTTATGtaagttaattttattttaaataaaaccacCCATAAAGggatttttctttgattataaAGAAGTGGAGAAGTGTCGTAGTTTCCAGGATACAGAAGAGCAGGAATCAGTATTTACAGCTAGGGTGATTTGTTACTCTTCCACAGATTACACTTGATACATTTGAAACCATAGTAGCTGAAGATAGCCGCCCGTTATAGAAAGTGCCCGATTTCGACgatcttacagaaaaataaCACGCTAAACAGTTTAGAATGGGTATAACTAAATGAATCAAAGGTTATCTTTCCTCGTGAATGTTGATTTTGTTTGATGAGAATAATTGTGAAAGACGTTACTCTCAATAAACACGAACTCAAACGGAAGGACCTTGAATTTAATCGTAAAATCGTGTTATATTTATTTCCCAAGATTAATTGAGTTAAcagctttttaacttttgagtctggacAAAACTTTGTCTTCTGATCTGGCCAGTCAAATAAAACCTCCAGAAGctttttaacataacataactttattatttatatagGGCAAAATACATGGgtatatgatctaatgcgctTCACATTACAATGCTCACAATATTACAAtgaaatggataaaaaattttCTGGCCACTTTTGAAATTAGAGTTTCATGCTGGGTGATACTCAATTGCCATCCAGATGCAGTCGGTGTCACTATAGTACTGATGCCAGCCATAAAAAAGGTCGCCATTTTTCTTGACCCCAGTAAACGGGTCATGAGTAAACCCAGGAGCCATCATCACCTCTTCGTACAGACTTTTGAAATCATTCTCGTGAAATTTCTGCATCCTTCCTGTTCCATACACCTGAGTGTGTACCTCCAGCATCTCTGGGTCTGTGTGGTGATTATGAATTCCGCAGTGGGTCTTAGCAGGGCTAAACCAGACGTTTACCTTGATGTTGTACTTTGAAACACCACATTCTTGGCTGGGTTTCTTTGTTCCAGTCACTATGTAGGTATCAAATTCCACTGTTCCCACTTCAAATTGAGGTGATTTATATAGCGGTACATCACGTGGATAAGTCGAGTCCTGGGCTGACAGCTGGTACCATCCTTCATCAAGGATGACGCCACCAAGATTGTCTTCATCCGGGAGTTTAATCAGGACAAGAGACTCTCCACTGACGATCTTTACACCTTAGTAAAACAATGTTACAATTAAACAGTTCTAGTCGTGTTGGCTATAAAATGGGCGCGGTCAGTCTAACAACCAAGCGTGAACAAGAGTGGATTAATCGGCTGCTCCCGGTGTGAACGCGCCTTATAATACAGATGTGTTACAGAGTTCCCTTCTAGTGTAAATACATGGCGAAATTTGCACAGAAACAAACCAGAAGCTCTACCAAGGAAGGGAGAATGGAAGGGATAAAGGATTTCACTCTTTAATACTCTTTTGCCCCTCGTTGTTTCTTTGTTGAGCCTTTAAAACGATGGAAGAAAAGGCGAAACGAAGCACGGCATTTATTTTCCGTTTTATTGCGAGATGATTGGTTGGAGCTCATGCAAATGACATAGCAGGTTAATCAAACGAATATTGGTTTTGTGTTGTGACCTTACTTATCTTCTGTGAACCTGAGTTTTCAATGAGTGGCCCACAAATTGCACTGCGAAAGGTCTTGAACCGTTGTATAtaatagtttatttttttcctatagTTTTTACTAGTTCTCGGAGATACAGCTCCTTCGATGGACGTTTTAGGACGCTCACGCGACGACAACGCATAGCAATAAGTGTAGTTTcacaaaaatgtcacaaattcaTCCATAAATTAAGCGACTCTTTTGTCAACTTTTGCGACATTTAATGCCAAGTCATGACCGAATTGCAAGTCGTTTTCAAAGGATTTACAGCTACCCTACCGTCTTAGGACTATTCTTGAGATAGCTGTGTTTCTACTTCTTAGTAAATCCTCTCGGGCTCggaggtgggggtgggggagatcATGCTAGAACAGAcaatcaaatttaaatttaacatCACTAAATATGTTGACAAACACTAGAACGTTGTCTTCGACacagtatgtttttttttttttaaaccagatATTTCTTCACGCAACACCCTATTAGCAATACCCGTATGGGTAAAAATATTGGCTTTCCATGCGGAACTAAAATTTACACGCATATCATCCACGTCCCTTTGTCCTCTCATGTTGCTTCCAGCCCGGTGATGAAATGTAATGTATACATGTCACGCAACGGGAAGAAAATTGTCCCTAAGTCAAGAAAAAGAGAGCTTGGGAATCTCTATGTCGAGAGAAAAGAGGGCTTTTCCACGTTAAAATGTTTGTTTCGAGTTCCTCAAAGAATTTACAAACCAAAAAAGCACGATAACAAGAACAAGTACGACACGTATGTAAGgtaaaaaatttgcatatggcacgcaaaaacattgaaaaatataCTAACGTAATATAACCATAGTAAATAAATGTTATAAATTTAAAGGGTAACGGTCTGATGGACATTTTATTACATACAAAAGTAAGGCTCGCAAATTACCTCGAAGAATGGTCGACTTTCTTGGTCGTAAAACCTTGTGCGGTGGCGACCCTGAAATAATTGCCTCCGAGTTGGAAATGTTTACAACGATAGTGGGTTTCTTAACTTCAAAATCTTGAGCGTCCGTGAGCCACTTCGACTTTAGAAACTTGGAAAATTTGAGAGGCTGTTTCGAGTTGGGTGCCATTCCGCCGTTCGTTGCATGTACTTCAATTCACTCAAAAAGACAACTCAAGATATCACGGAGGTGTCAGTATATCACGACCCGAATGCCAAGCCTTCCTTAGCTGGTGAGGGTAAGGAGATATTAATCCCCAGTACCCTAGGGCTGGTATAAGGATGTTAATTTGATTTGACTGTGTTATGAAATGGAGTCTtgattatcaatatcaataatTAGGAATCAATTCTTTTCAAAGTAGTCTTGCTCATCAGTAttaaaaaattagaatttcATGCTGGGTGATACTCAATTGCCATCCAGATGCAGTCGGTGTCACTATAGTACTGATGCCAGCCATAAAAGAGGTCGCCATTTTTCTTGACCCCAGTACTGAGACGGATCGTGAGTAAACCCAGGAGCCATCATCACCTCTTCGTACAGACTTTTAAAATCATTCACGTGAAATTTCTGCATCCTTCCTGTTCCATACACCTGAGTGTGTACCTCCAGCATCTCTGGGTCTGTGTGGTGATTATGAattcccccggggggggggggggggggcgggtgaATTCCGCAGTGGGTCTTAGCAGGGCTGAACCAGACGTTTACCTTGATCTTGTTCTTTCTAATACCACATTCGTGGCTGGGTTTCTTTGTTCAAGTCACTATGTAGGGATCAAATTCCACTGTTTCCACTTCAAATTGAGGTGATTTGAGCGTCCGTGAGCCACTTCGACTTCAGAAGCCTGGAAAATTTGAGGGGCTGTTCCGAGTTGGGTACCATTACCCTGTTGATTCCATGCAGTTCAACCCACTCCAAGAGACAACTCAAGATATCCGGGAGGTGTCAATATATCACGATAAACGAGTCCCAAGCCTTCCTAAGCGGGTAAGGGTGAGAAGATTTGAACCCCTAGTAACGTAGGACTGGGGTTAGTTAATTTAGTGCAACTTCGATATAACCCGGGGCCAACGGACTGGCAAAATTAGTTCAACATACCGAGATTACGTTACATCaaaggaaacacatatccctagtgtatGTGTTTCCCCTACccagaaacacatatccctagttatatgtgtttcccctacccaggaacaCGTATTCCtaatgatatgtgtttccccaactaggaaacacatatccctagtgatatgtgtttcctctacccggaaacacatatccctagtgtatGTGTTTCCCCTACccagaaacacatatccctagttatATGTGTTTCCCCTACCCGGGAACACGTATTCCtaatgatatgtgtttccccaactaggaaacacatatccctaatgatatgtgtttcccctacccggaaacacatatccctagtgatatgtttttCCCCTACccg contains:
- the LOC140924447 gene encoding uncharacterized protein, with protein sequence MAPNSKQPLKFSKFLKSKWLTDAQDFEVKKPTIVVNISNSEAIISGSPPHKVLRPRKSTILRGVKIVSGESLVLIKLPDEDNLGGVILDEGWYQLSAQDSTYPRDVPLYKSPQFEVGTVEFDTYIVTGTKKPSQECGVSKYNIKVNVWFSPAKTHCGIHNHHTDPEMLEVHTQVYGTGRMQKFHENDFKSLYEEVMMAPGFTHDPFTGVKKNGDLFYGWHQYYSDTDCIWMAIEYHPA
- the LOC140924446 gene encoding mirror-image polydactyly gene 1 protein-like, with translation MDSIHESFEYLDNSEDLSFNRSHSSMVNGYSDHKPDFDDANEIRQNLRSAMKGARQRIANLRLDLEEKDKLLSAEKSLRQNLEAELAEKTEQLYKERVSSMHGDNGRYSPNPMLSSFGSDTSFIEELSAAQRLNLQLTDKLTKAEAEIQASKMSRDDLLAQTESQIAARGAALVEKIYQAQKERDAAMNARLKMAYSEREELLDKLRRTEREHTGFDSGVDSVYDEEESEPTMRSLLGRIASSETPESIDKHGNLMAYKIRTVQKNRKKMVTEELKAVIAERDAAVEKSKALEAEVINLRKEIEIMKNQHKLIDRQRLKAIQNQSAQAIQERDLAFKKSKRLEEEIETIRVYYSLHGSLTQEQSLRDQFNQTMDNFESRLRARDADIQQAQRSYDEVVAKLKSVSQERNTLAKQLEESSKNRQREKDRADKLERLVGVLRKRISDSGGTSVATIN